A window of the Cystobacter ferrugineus genome harbors these coding sequences:
- the hemL gene encoding glutamate-1-semialdehyde 2,1-aminomutase has translation MNHSQSKALFSRAQELIPGGVNSPVRAFRGVGGEPVFFKEGAGAWLTDVDGNRYVDLVGSWGPLILGHAWPPVVAAVTEAARRGTTFGAPTDAEVQFAELICATVPSVEKVRLVSSGTEATVAAIRLARGFTGRDHILKFEGCFHGAGDPFLVKAGSGVETLGLPDSPGVPAAVAGLTLTVPFNDLGAVERLFAERAKDIACAIIEPVVGNMGVLIPEEGYLQGLQALCRAHGVLFVLDEVMTGFRLARGGAQEVYGLRPDLSTFGKVVGGGMPLAAYGGRRDVMAKVAPEGPVYQSGTLSGNPVAVAAGLATLQALRSPGVYERLDAIGRELEAGLRAEAEEAKVPVTINRVGSMFTVFFTEGPVFDYASAKKSDTARYGRFFHHMLEEGVYLPPSQFESAFLSLSINEPEVAHILRAARRAFRALGQGS, from the coding sequence ATGAACCACTCGCAGAGCAAGGCCCTCTTCTCGCGTGCGCAGGAGCTCATTCCGGGAGGGGTGAACTCACCGGTGCGCGCCTTTCGTGGAGTTGGTGGCGAGCCCGTCTTCTTCAAGGAGGGGGCGGGCGCGTGGCTGACGGACGTGGACGGCAACCGGTACGTGGACCTGGTGGGGAGCTGGGGTCCGCTCATCCTCGGCCATGCGTGGCCGCCGGTGGTCGCGGCCGTCACCGAGGCGGCGCGCCGGGGGACGACGTTCGGGGCGCCCACGGACGCGGAGGTGCAGTTCGCCGAACTCATCTGCGCCACGGTGCCGAGCGTGGAGAAGGTGCGGCTGGTGTCCAGCGGCACGGAGGCCACGGTGGCGGCCATCCGGCTGGCGCGGGGCTTCACGGGCCGCGACCACATCCTCAAGTTCGAGGGGTGCTTCCACGGCGCGGGAGACCCCTTCCTGGTGAAGGCGGGCAGCGGCGTGGAGACGCTGGGGCTGCCGGACTCGCCGGGGGTGCCCGCGGCGGTGGCGGGGCTCACGCTGACGGTGCCCTTCAATGACCTGGGGGCGGTGGAGCGGCTGTTCGCCGAGCGCGCCAAGGACATCGCCTGCGCCATCATCGAGCCGGTGGTGGGCAACATGGGCGTGCTCATCCCCGAGGAGGGCTACCTCCAGGGGCTCCAGGCGCTGTGCCGGGCGCACGGGGTGCTCTTCGTGCTGGACGAGGTGATGACGGGCTTCCGGCTCGCGCGCGGTGGCGCCCAGGAGGTGTACGGGCTGCGGCCGGACCTGAGCACCTTCGGCAAGGTGGTGGGCGGCGGCATGCCGCTGGCGGCCTACGGCGGGCGGCGCGACGTCATGGCGAAGGTGGCGCCCGAGGGGCCGGTGTACCAGTCCGGCACGCTGTCGGGGAACCCCGTGGCGGTGGCCGCCGGCCTGGCGACGCTCCAGGCCCTGCGCTCGCCGGGCGTGTACGAGCGCCTGGACGCGATTGGCCGCGAGCTGGAAGCGGGCCTGCGCGCGGAGGCGGAGGAGGCGAAGGTGCCCGTCACCATCAACCGCGTGGGCAGCATGTTCACCGTCTTCTTCACCGAGGGGCCGGTGTTCGACTACGCGAGCGCGAAGAAGAGCGACACGGCGCGCTACGGCCGTTTCTTCCACCACATGCTGGAGGAGGGCGTGTACCTGCCGCCCAGCCAGTTCGAGTCGGCCTTCCTGTCCCTGTCCATCAACGAGCCCGAGGTGGCGCACATCCTCCGGGCCGCTCGCCGGGCGTTCCGCGCGCTTGGACAAGGTTCCTGA
- a CDS encoding prolipoprotein diacylglyceryl transferase: MLPVLIHFTFTSLASQLLLYVVALVAVVSIARNGWLGAEGPSSEGRGKATPPTSEQRLTRALGYGAVAAGLAFVGLRYALPADAIPGGQGQGIPVHTYGLLLAAGFLTAMSVASRLAQDEWRSMSWVPDASGGGQWVDTEGPRKREAVLDLGFHVLVGGLVGSRVLFVLVNWRDYARDWTQVFSLGGGLVFYGGLIGAALAAWLFARRNGMDFLRLADVAIPTVSLGQCLGRLGCFSAGCCWGDVAASGARFMARFPGAGFAQDLFGRLSGSSSLAFQSQAQDGRFVLPDSGLILHYPVPGAVRISEWVAQHGTTLPVYPTQIYESVGQLVLFCALLYARRYRRFHGQIFALWLMCYAVLRTTVELFRGDTERGTLHGLLESLGASRLADAVPLEAWYNISTSQFISLCMFTFGATLLYRRIRQVGELPGVGPTPSPA; this comes from the coding sequence ATGCTTCCCGTCCTCATCCACTTCACCTTCACCTCGCTCGCCTCGCAGCTCCTGCTGTACGTGGTGGCGCTCGTCGCGGTGGTGTCCATCGCCCGCAACGGCTGGCTCGGCGCCGAGGGCCCGTCGTCCGAGGGGAGAGGGAAGGCCACGCCGCCCACGTCCGAACAGCGGCTCACGCGCGCGCTCGGCTATGGCGCCGTCGCGGCGGGGCTGGCCTTCGTCGGTCTGCGCTACGCCCTGCCCGCGGACGCCATCCCCGGCGGCCAGGGCCAGGGCATCCCCGTGCACACCTACGGGTTGTTGCTGGCCGCCGGCTTCCTCACGGCGATGTCGGTGGCGTCGCGGCTGGCCCAGGACGAGTGGCGCTCGATGTCGTGGGTGCCGGATGCGTCCGGGGGCGGCCAGTGGGTGGACACCGAGGGGCCGCGCAAGCGTGAGGCGGTACTGGACCTGGGCTTCCACGTGCTCGTGGGGGGTCTGGTGGGCAGCCGCGTCCTCTTCGTGCTCGTCAACTGGAGGGACTACGCGCGCGACTGGACGCAGGTGTTCTCGCTGGGCGGTGGGCTCGTGTTCTACGGCGGCCTCATCGGCGCGGCCCTGGCGGCGTGGCTCTTCGCGCGCCGCAACGGCATGGACTTCCTGCGGCTGGCGGACGTGGCCATTCCCACGGTGTCGCTCGGCCAGTGCCTGGGCCGGCTCGGGTGCTTCTCCGCCGGGTGCTGCTGGGGCGATGTCGCCGCGTCCGGCGCGCGCTTCATGGCCCGCTTCCCGGGCGCGGGGTTCGCCCAGGATCTCTTCGGCCGGCTCTCGGGCTCCTCCAGCCTCGCCTTCCAGTCCCAGGCCCAGGATGGGCGCTTCGTCCTGCCGGACTCCGGGCTGATCCTCCACTACCCCGTCCCGGGCGCGGTGCGCATCTCCGAGTGGGTGGCCCAGCACGGCACCACCCTGCCGGTCTACCCCACGCAAATCTACGAGTCCGTCGGGCAGCTCGTGCTCTTCTGTGCGCTCCTGTACGCACGGCGCTACCGGCGCTTCCACGGGCAGATCTTCGCCCTGTGGCTCATGTGCTACGCGGTGCTGCGCACCACGGTGGAGCTGTTCCGCGGGGACACCGAGCGCGGCACCCTGCACGGCCTGCTCGAGTCGCTTGGCGCATCGCGTCTGGCCGACGCGGTGCCCCTGGAGGCCTGGTACAACATCTCCACCAGCCAGTTCATCTCGCTGTGCATGTTCACTTTTGGCGCTACTTTGTTGTACCGGCGGATCCGCCAGGTCGGTGAGCTGCCGGGCGTGGGACCGACTCCCAGCCCCGCGTGA
- a CDS encoding anti-sigma regulatory factor, translating into MPIRSSQDLVLVRQAVRSWSAELKFSLVEQTKMVTAASELARNTLDYGGGGNVTLQVVQDGIRRGLRLSFEDQGPGIPDVELALRDGYTSGGGMGLGLGGSKRLVNDFEIFSKVGEGTRVTVTRWK; encoded by the coding sequence ATGCCCATCCGCTCCTCCCAGGACCTGGTGCTCGTGCGCCAGGCGGTCCGTTCCTGGTCGGCTGAATTGAAGTTCAGCCTCGTGGAGCAGACGAAGATGGTGACGGCGGCCAGTGAGCTGGCCCGCAACACCCTGGATTACGGGGGGGGAGGCAACGTCACCCTGCAGGTGGTCCAGGATGGAATCCGGCGCGGTCTGCGGTTGTCTTTTGAAGATCAAGGGCCAGGGATTCCCGATGTCGAACTGGCGCTGCGTGATGGCTACACGTCGGGAGGCGGCATGGGACTGGGTCTGGGTGGCTCCAAGCGGCTGGTGAACGACTTCGAGATCTTCAGCAAGGTGGGGGAGGGCACACGGGTCACGGTGACACGATGGAAGTGA
- a CDS encoding ATP-binding SpoIIE family protein phosphatase codes for MEVSTTALSVTESSQAGHARRTAAALASKLGFNEEAQGKVALVASEAAKNLVAHAREGQLLLRALHAGSHVGVELLALDKGPGMADVDRCMRDGYTTAGTGGSGLGAMRRMSTVFDIYSQPGVGTALLAQLWLSKPPRAEVEMGAVCVPMQGEEVCGDAWSQDLKDGRSVFLVADGLGHGPDAARASRAAVVSFLEQGTPDVTELLKGSHGELRSTRGAAVALASLRPGDARLDFAGVGNIAASVLSPQGSMQRMVSMNGTLGHQMHRVQSFSYTWSPDSVLVMCSDGLLTQWRVDGSPGLLNRHPSLVAGVLYRDFSRGRDDVTVLVAREAPRSGS; via the coding sequence ATGGAAGTGAGCACCACGGCGCTCTCCGTCACGGAGAGCAGCCAGGCGGGCCATGCCCGGCGGACCGCCGCCGCGCTCGCCTCCAAGCTGGGCTTCAACGAGGAGGCCCAGGGCAAGGTGGCGCTCGTGGCGAGCGAGGCCGCCAAGAACCTCGTCGCCCATGCGCGCGAGGGCCAGCTCCTCTTGCGTGCCCTTCATGCCGGCTCCCACGTGGGGGTGGAATTGCTCGCGCTGGACAAGGGGCCCGGCATGGCGGACGTGGACCGCTGCATGCGCGATGGCTACACGACCGCGGGCACGGGGGGCTCGGGACTGGGCGCCATGCGGCGCATGTCCACCGTCTTCGACATCTATTCCCAACCAGGCGTGGGCACGGCGCTGCTCGCCCAGTTGTGGCTGAGCAAGCCGCCGCGCGCCGAGGTGGAGATGGGCGCGGTGTGCGTGCCCATGCAGGGCGAGGAGGTCTGCGGGGATGCCTGGAGCCAGGACCTCAAGGATGGCCGCTCCGTGTTCCTCGTCGCCGATGGTCTGGGCCATGGGCCCGATGCGGCCCGCGCCTCGCGCGCGGCCGTGGTGTCCTTCCTCGAGCAGGGCACGCCGGACGTGACCGAGCTGCTCAAGGGCTCCCATGGAGAGCTGCGCAGCACCCGCGGCGCGGCGGTGGCCCTCGCCTCCCTGCGTCCTGGAGACGCGCGGCTCGACTTCGCCGGGGTGGGCAACATCGCCGCCTCCGTGCTCTCCCCCCAGGGAAGCATGCAGCGCATGGTGTCCATGAATGGCACGTTGGGCCACCAGATGCACCGCGTTCAGTCCTTCTCCTATACGTGGAGCCCGGACTCGGTGCTGGTGATGTGCTCGGATGGTCTGCTCACCCAGTGGCGGGTGGATGGCTCCCCCGGGCTGCTCAACCGGCATCCCTCCCTGGTGGCGGGCGTGCTCTACCGGGACTTCTCCCGGGGACGGGACGACGTGACGGTGCTGGTGGCTCGAGAGGCCCCGCGGAGCGGCTCGTGA
- a CDS encoding MXAN_5187 C-terminal domain-containing protein — protein MAYESAKSSTKNQAAKIGTSAKSAAKLAATSGDTKSGMPTMSGSEVTFQECEAIEEEIAALKVAYEHYFMGNERVPPTRQYEDLKKRVMRLKSSFVRNTSAKFRVQSIHGKFTTYERLWQRTMQEIENGTYKRDVAKARRRSEKSGSDRPRSQNVVELPDDESDSPPVRGVPAVAPLVPSVAPLVPAVAPVAPAVKPLVPSVAPVIPAIAPLVPAVAPVAPAVKPLVPSVAPVAARPAARAPAARPASASGSSDLSDARLKSVYDAYVAAKRNNKEDTSKMSYDSVAASLRKQVPELMKQHKANSVEFKVVIKDGKAVLKAVPK, from the coding sequence ATGGCGTACGAGTCCGCGAAGTCGTCCACGAAGAATCAGGCCGCGAAGATTGGTACCTCGGCCAAGTCCGCCGCCAAGCTGGCCGCCACCAGCGGCGACACGAAGTCCGGCATGCCCACCATGTCGGGCAGCGAGGTGACGTTCCAGGAGTGTGAGGCCATCGAGGAGGAGATCGCGGCGCTCAAGGTGGCCTATGAGCACTACTTCATGGGCAACGAGCGCGTCCCGCCGACGCGGCAGTACGAGGATTTGAAGAAGCGCGTGATGCGGCTCAAGAGCAGCTTCGTGCGCAACACCTCGGCGAAGTTCCGCGTGCAGAGCATCCACGGCAAGTTCACCACCTACGAGCGGCTGTGGCAGCGCACGATGCAGGAAATCGAGAACGGCACCTACAAGCGGGACGTGGCCAAGGCCCGCCGCCGCAGCGAGAAGTCGGGCTCCGACAGGCCGCGCAGCCAGAACGTGGTGGAGCTGCCCGATGATGAGTCGGACTCGCCGCCCGTGCGCGGCGTGCCGGCGGTGGCCCCGCTGGTGCCCTCCGTGGCGCCCCTGGTGCCGGCGGTGGCGCCGGTGGCTCCCGCGGTCAAGCCCCTGGTGCCCTCCGTGGCGCCCGTCATTCCGGCCATCGCGCCCCTGGTGCCGGCGGTGGCGCCGGTGGCTCCCGCGGTCAAGCCCCTGGTGCCCTCCGTGGCGCCCGTGGCGGCCCGTCCCGCCGCCCGCGCGCCCGCGGCACGTCCGGCCTCCGCGTCCGGCTCGAGCGACCTGTCCGACGCCCGGCTCAAGTCCGTGTACGACGCCTACGTGGCGGCCAAGCGCAACAACAAGGAGGACACCTCCAAGATGAGCTACGACTCCGTGGCCGCCTCGCTGCGCAAGCAGGTGCCGGAGTTGATGAAGCAGCACAAGGCGAACTCGGTGGAGTTCAAGGTCGTCATCAAGGATGGCAAGGCCGTGCTCAAGGCCGTGCCCAAGTAG
- a CDS encoding STAS domain-containing protein, giving the protein MERIPILRMGQVLIVTIQMDMHDQVAVNLQDDLTSRIVDTGARGVLIDISSLEVVDSFIGRILGNIATMSRVLDAQTVVVGMQPAVAITLVELGMSLPGIRTALNIEKGMALLRASMEEDEARIEVSDEYLEE; this is encoded by the coding sequence ATGGAGCGTATTCCCATCCTCCGTATGGGGCAGGTGCTGATCGTCACCATCCAGATGGACATGCACGATCAGGTCGCCGTGAACCTCCAGGACGATCTGACCTCGAGGATCGTCGACACGGGCGCGCGCGGCGTGCTCATCGACATCTCCTCGCTCGAGGTGGTGGACTCCTTCATCGGCCGCATCCTGGGCAACATCGCGACCATGTCACGGGTGCTGGACGCCCAGACGGTCGTGGTGGGCATGCAGCCCGCGGTGGCCATCACCCTGGTGGAATTGGGCATGTCCCTGCCCGGCATCCGCACCGCCCTCAACATCGAGAAGGGGATGGCGCTGCTGCGGGCTTCCATGGAGGAGGACGAGGCTCGAATCGAGGTCTCGGATGAATATCTTGAGGAGTGA
- a CDS encoding tetratricopeptide repeat protein: MRRSLLLLALVLAPGCSRDGATDHLQRARDCIYDKRPDEALVEYRKALDALRMDDSAQALVLRARALKGAADVYWLELRKVKEAVSVYKELITQCPESPEAQESRVVLAELLRVHFRDPRGAIDQLTAALARNPPQGAELHYQVAKLYFELQDYSQCVLESRKLVERFATSAFVDDALFLQAQALHMQSVQGTPSTAEVQRFRQEASLAYADLLTRFGDSELAPHAMFEAGKLKAEAGDNEKAIEMWVQTLKNHPDPSMVQDAIARARRRLTATTPENIGSRVSAFAKVPARPARTSVEAVGGSAEEAARDHD; encoded by the coding sequence GTGCGGCGTTCCCTTCTCCTCCTGGCCCTCGTGCTCGCCCCGGGTTGCTCCCGGGACGGCGCCACCGATCACCTGCAGCGCGCCCGAGACTGCATCTACGACAAGCGTCCCGACGAGGCGCTCGTGGAGTACCGCAAGGCGCTGGATGCGCTGCGCATGGATGACTCTGCGCAGGCCCTGGTGCTCCGGGCGCGCGCGCTCAAGGGCGCCGCGGACGTGTACTGGCTGGAGCTGCGCAAGGTGAAGGAGGCGGTGAGCGTCTACAAGGAGCTCATCACCCAGTGTCCCGAGTCCCCCGAGGCCCAGGAGTCCCGGGTGGTGCTCGCCGAGCTGCTGCGGGTGCACTTCCGCGACCCCCGCGGCGCCATTGATCAGCTCACCGCCGCGCTCGCGCGCAATCCGCCCCAGGGCGCCGAGCTGCACTACCAGGTGGCCAAGCTGTACTTCGAGCTGCAGGACTACAGCCAGTGCGTGCTCGAGTCGCGCAAGCTGGTCGAGCGCTTCGCCACCAGCGCCTTCGTGGACGACGCGCTCTTCCTCCAGGCCCAGGCGCTGCACATGCAGTCGGTCCAGGGCACCCCGAGCACCGCCGAGGTGCAGCGCTTCCGGCAGGAGGCCTCGCTGGCCTACGCGGACCTGCTCACGCGCTTTGGCGACTCGGAGCTGGCCCCGCACGCCATGTTCGAGGCGGGCAAGCTCAAGGCCGAGGCGGGTGACAACGAGAAGGCCATCGAGATGTGGGTGCAGACCCTCAAGAACCACCCGGATCCTTCCATGGTGCAGGACGCCATCGCCCGGGCGCGCCGCCGCCTCACCGCGACGACGCCGGAGAACATCGGCTCGCGCGTGTCGGCCTTCGCCAAGGTCCCCGCGCGGCCCGCGCGCACCTCGGTGGAGGCGGTGGGCGGCTCGGCCGAGGAGGCCGCGAGGGATCACGACTGA
- a CDS encoding serine/threonine-protein kinase, whose protein sequence is MDKVPEPQAQGPVSFGPYTLVRRIGYGGMGEVFLAREERPGRACVVKKVLPGLAGNAQFLARFRDEARVVRRLSHPNIARVWDMGEVAGELYLAMEYVAGKTLNRLAWRLRKQGRMLPVGLALLVAERMCQGLAHAHDVTDEHGHPLHLVHRDLSPANVCISYAGEVKIIDFGAAQSTLKEAQTAPSVVMGSLAYMAPEHARKQRVDRRADVYATGVVLWELLSWQPLAQQGDVVERWRRAAYPEWAPPSQHREGLSPRVDAVVMKALATEPDARFQDATAFARALRSVREEVSPGLGDSDLARLMSDAFAREKRVEDGVLGELLRGRSSLRRPLTEKELPAFAPPTALAFEHRALDAPADFLPSSAVTLVDEPGPPLSRSPTSREVRVAFDVDLTTHETAVARRDEGSELVRAVVEDGEDEVPAAPAARSWTGWRAGALFLAALVAGFLLVWLLA, encoded by the coding sequence TTGGACAAGGTTCCTGAGCCACAGGCCCAAGGGCCCGTCTCCTTCGGCCCCTATACCCTGGTGCGGCGCATCGGGTACGGGGGCATGGGGGAGGTGTTCCTCGCGCGCGAGGAGCGGCCGGGCCGTGCCTGCGTGGTGAAGAAGGTGCTGCCGGGGCTCGCCGGCAACGCGCAGTTCCTCGCCCGCTTCCGGGACGAGGCGCGCGTGGTGCGGCGGCTCTCCCACCCCAACATCGCCCGCGTGTGGGACATGGGCGAGGTGGCCGGTGAGCTCTACCTCGCCATGGAGTACGTGGCCGGCAAGACGCTCAACCGGCTCGCCTGGCGGCTGCGCAAACAGGGCCGCATGCTGCCCGTGGGGCTCGCCCTGCTCGTGGCCGAGCGCATGTGCCAGGGCCTCGCCCACGCGCACGACGTGACGGACGAGCACGGCCACCCGCTGCACCTGGTGCACCGCGACCTGTCTCCGGCCAACGTGTGCATCTCCTACGCGGGCGAGGTGAAGATCATCGACTTCGGCGCGGCGCAGTCCACGCTCAAGGAGGCCCAGACGGCGCCCAGCGTGGTGATGGGCAGCCTCGCGTACATGGCGCCGGAGCACGCGCGCAAGCAGCGCGTGGACCGGCGCGCGGACGTGTACGCGACGGGGGTGGTGCTCTGGGAATTGCTCTCCTGGCAGCCCCTGGCCCAGCAGGGTGACGTCGTCGAGCGCTGGCGCCGCGCGGCCTACCCCGAGTGGGCTCCCCCCAGCCAGCACCGGGAGGGCCTGTCCCCGCGCGTGGACGCGGTGGTGATGAAGGCGCTGGCCACCGAGCCCGACGCGCGCTTCCAGGACGCCACGGCGTTCGCCCGCGCGCTGCGCTCGGTGCGCGAGGAGGTGTCGCCCGGTCTGGGGGACTCGGACCTGGCGCGGCTCATGAGCGACGCCTTCGCGCGCGAGAAGCGGGTGGAGGATGGCGTGCTCGGCGAGCTGCTCCGGGGCCGCTCCTCCCTGCGCCGTCCCCTCACCGAGAAGGAACTGCCCGCCTTCGCGCCTCCCACCGCGCTCGCCTTCGAGCACCGCGCGCTCGATGCGCCCGCGGACTTCCTGCCCTCCTCGGCGGTCACCCTGGTGGATGAGCCCGGGCCACCCCTCTCGCGCTCGCCCACCTCGCGCGAGGTGCGCGTGGCCTTCGACGTGGACCTCACCACGCACGAGACCGCGGTGGCGCGGCGCGACGAGGGCTCCGAGCTGGTCCGCGCCGTCGTGGAGGACGGTGAGGACGAGGTGCCTGCCGCCCCGGCGGCCCGGTCCTGGACGGGCTGGCGCGCGGGGGCGCTGTTCCTCGCCGCGCTCGTGGCGGGTTTCCTCCTGGTGTGGCTGCTGGCCTGA
- a CDS encoding DUF6929 family protein, translated as MLRLRQRRTLTLRAPESPGAAAHVSAASGLVRVGGWLHVIADDSLALASFPLQGDAPGQLVRLLPGELPPEHRERKARKPDFEALCLLGALTGAPRGALLAVPSGSTPVRVRGALVPLEAEGSPGGAVREVDFQPLYAQLERELGPLNIEGAAVTGTRLRLLNRGNGDAGTDAVVDLDLDRVLRALEAGRPALPDVVRTVRRWELGRAGPVRLSFTDASPLPDGRVVFTAAAEDTRDAYADGAVTGSAVGVLAPDGTPVFLDGVDAKVKLEGVDARVESGRIHLLLVSDADDPTRAAPLFEAVLEGVAG; from the coding sequence ATGCTCCGCCTCCGCCAACGCCGGACCCTCACCCTGCGCGCCCCCGAGAGCCCGGGAGCCGCGGCGCACGTCTCCGCCGCGAGTGGCCTGGTGCGCGTGGGGGGCTGGCTCCACGTCATCGCGGATGACTCGCTGGCCCTGGCCTCCTTCCCGCTCCAGGGAGACGCGCCGGGACAACTCGTGCGCCTTCTGCCGGGGGAGCTGCCGCCCGAGCACCGCGAGCGCAAGGCGCGCAAGCCAGACTTCGAGGCGCTCTGCCTCCTGGGAGCGCTGACGGGAGCGCCCCGGGGCGCATTGCTGGCGGTGCCCTCGGGGAGCACGCCGGTGCGCGTGCGGGGCGCGCTGGTGCCACTGGAGGCGGAGGGGAGCCCGGGAGGAGCGGTGCGCGAGGTGGACTTCCAGCCCCTCTACGCCCAGCTCGAGCGGGAGCTGGGGCCGCTCAACATCGAGGGGGCGGCGGTGACGGGCACGCGCCTGCGCCTGCTCAACCGGGGCAACGGGGACGCGGGCACGGACGCGGTGGTGGACCTGGATTTGGATCGGGTGCTGCGCGCGCTGGAGGCGGGACGGCCCGCCCTGCCGGACGTGGTGCGCACCGTGCGCCGGTGGGAGCTGGGCCGCGCGGGCCCGGTGCGCCTGTCCTTCACGGACGCCTCCCCCCTGCCGGATGGGCGCGTCGTCTTCACCGCCGCGGCCGAGGACACGCGCGACGCGTACGCGGATGGCGCGGTGACGGGCTCGGCGGTGGGCGTGCTCGCGCCGGATGGCACGCCCGTGTTCCTCGACGGCGTGGACGCGAAGGTGAAGCTGGAGGGCGTGGACGCGCGCGTGGAGTCGGGCCGCATCCACCTGCTGCTCGTGTCGGACGCGGATGACCCCACCCGGGCCGCGCCCCTCTTCGAGGCCGTGCTGGAGGGCGTCGCCGGCTAG
- a CDS encoding KdsC family phosphatase, producing MNQDLESLKARVSGLSVMIFDIDGTLTDGRIFWVPNSGWTQMYSVRDGMGIKRLQEAGIEVAAISGGDSLSAQMRMQSLGIKHVHFGSQDKVAHFETLLELLKVTPERCGYMGDELVDLPLLQAVGFSAAPPEAPDEVRSRVHYVAQRAAGFGAAREVCEFILRHRRVP from the coding sequence ATGAACCAGGACCTCGAGTCGCTCAAGGCGCGGGTGAGCGGGCTGTCGGTGATGATCTTCGACATCGACGGCACGCTCACGGATGGACGCATCTTCTGGGTGCCCAACTCGGGCTGGACGCAGATGTACAGCGTGCGCGACGGCATGGGCATCAAGCGGCTGCAGGAGGCGGGCATCGAGGTGGCGGCCATCTCCGGCGGGGACAGCCTCTCGGCGCAGATGCGGATGCAGTCGCTGGGCATCAAGCACGTGCACTTCGGCAGTCAGGACAAGGTGGCGCACTTCGAGACGCTGCTGGAGTTGCTGAAGGTGACGCCGGAGCGGTGCGGCTACATGGGGGATGAGCTGGTGGATCTGCCGCTGCTCCAGGCGGTGGGCTTCTCGGCGGCGCCCCCCGAGGCCCCGGACGAGGTGCGCTCCCGGGTACACTATGTCGCACAGCGGGCGGCGGGCTTCGGCGCGGCGCGTGAGGTGTGTGAGTTCATCCTCCGACACCGGCGCGTGCCCTGA
- a CDS encoding STAS domain-containing protein encodes MTTRIHEILKNHSSELLTEWFSNLSNSGVRRDALMKEGELREQCAEFLRLLTQASQHGNVTDINASVYTPVRELLERLSRSRSLQGFSPSETATFIFSFKQPLFSWLRREPSSQLQQVAEDMWNATQLLDKLGLFTTEVHQRTREEVIMRQQQEMLELSTPVVQLWDRIVALPLIGTLDSGRTQTVMETLLQRIVETGAEIAIIDITGVPTVDTLTAQHLIKTVTATRLMGAECVISGIRPQIAQTIVHLGVDLSGVVTKSSLAGAFRWALRRINQNAPGSLAPGKV; translated from the coding sequence TTGACTACCCGCATCCACGAGATCCTCAAGAACCATTCATCCGAGCTGTTGACGGAATGGTTTTCCAACTTGTCCAACAGTGGTGTTCGTCGCGATGCCCTGATGAAGGAGGGCGAGCTGCGGGAGCAGTGCGCGGAGTTCCTCCGTCTGCTCACCCAGGCCAGCCAGCACGGCAACGTCACCGACATCAATGCCTCCGTGTACACGCCCGTGCGCGAGCTGCTCGAGCGGTTGTCGCGCTCGCGCAGCCTCCAGGGCTTCTCCCCGTCGGAGACGGCCACCTTCATCTTCAGCTTCAAGCAGCCCCTGTTCTCCTGGCTGCGCCGGGAGCCCTCCAGCCAGCTGCAGCAGGTGGCCGAGGACATGTGGAACGCCACGCAGCTGTTGGACAAGCTCGGCCTGTTCACCACCGAGGTGCACCAGCGCACGCGTGAGGAGGTCATCATGCGCCAGCAGCAGGAGATGCTGGAGCTGTCCACGCCCGTGGTGCAGTTGTGGGATCGCATCGTGGCCCTGCCGCTCATCGGCACGCTGGACAGCGGGCGCACCCAGACGGTGATGGAGACGCTCCTGCAGCGCATCGTCGAGACGGGCGCGGAGATCGCCATCATCGACATCACCGGCGTGCCCACCGTGGACACGCTCACCGCGCAGCACCTCATCAAGACCGTCACCGCCACGCGCCTCATGGGCGCCGAGTGCGTCATCAGCGGCATCCGTCCGCAGATCGCCCAGACTATCGTCCACCTGGGCGTGGACCTGTCCGGCGTGGTGACCAAGTCGAGCCTCGCGGGAGCCTTCCGCTGGGCGCTGCGGCGTATCAACCAGAACGCCCCCGGCTCCCTGGCCCCGGGCAAGGTCTAG